Proteins co-encoded in one Odontesthes bonariensis isolate fOdoBon6 chromosome 24, fOdoBon6.hap1, whole genome shotgun sequence genomic window:
- the clec11a gene encoding C-type lectin domain family 11 member A yields MGPAATSLTLFCFCFLGINLPSRTTSAAPTQASVPEVKKARGDVPDILPEPESEPTSPISDFENSYNYVLSRLTGMDQAIHKLNVGHYTLDVKVSQLMDRLSKMDAKVGELEDSIREVYQHSKDNRKEIGRLEGCQKGLRMGYKCYLVYNSQQDYAGASRKCLERGGRMAMPRDRREQEALADYVKAFFHPGNWPVWLGINDLHSEGLYLFDDGTRVSYFQWRKHFLSSQPDGGKRENCVAMSSDDGDWWDHYCDRTMNYVCEFDDRVAL; encoded by the exons atGGGACCGGCTGCCACCTCACTTACACTCTTCTGCTTCTGTTTTCTGGGAATAAATCTTCCTTCCAGGACAACCAGCGCCGCACCAACCCAG GCATCTGTGCCAGAGGTGAAGAAGGCCAGAGGAGATGTTCCTGATATTCTTCCAGAACCAGAATCAGAGCCAACCAGCCCGATTTCAGACTTTGAAAACTCATACAACTACGTCT TGTCCAGACTAACTGGTATGGACCAGGCCATCCATAAGCTCAATGTCGGCCACTACACCCTGGACGTTAAAGTCAGCCAGTTGATGGATCGTCTTTCCAAGATGGATG CTAAAGTCGGGGAGCTGGAGGACAGCATCCGCGAGGTCTATCAACACAGCAAGGACAACCGTAAGGAGATTGGACGACTGGAAG GCTGCCAGAAAGGACTCAGGATGGGCTACAAATGTTACCTGGTGTACAACAGCCAGCAGGACTACGCCGGAGCATCCAGAAAGTGCCTGGAGCGCGGGGGCCGCATGGCGATGCCCCGCGACCGCCGGGAGCAGGAGGCCCTCGCCGACTACGTCAAAGCCTTCTTCCACCCAGGAAACTGGCCGGTCTGGCTGGGCATCAACGACCTGCACTCTGAGGGCCTGTATCTCTTTGACGACGGGACGCGGGTCTCGTACTTTCAGTGGCGTAAACACTTCCTGTCCAGCCAGCCCGACGGAGGGAAGCGGGAGAACTGCGTGGCCATGTCGTCCGACGACGGCGACTGGTGGGACCACTACTGCGATCGGACCATGAACTATGTCTGCGAGTTCGATGACAGGGTGGCTCTTTAA
- the c24h1orf198 gene encoding uncharacterized protein C1orf198 homolog isoform X1, with protein sequence MAAATMAGLDAHRMEEKKFEYFSSINSMASKIMQEREKIKTKHGSSWEKMTPQEQDTAIDNWMMDPHIRARYAMHRVEREEMVCYPRLLIQTGQKMVHFGEEDITWQDEHSAPFSWETKSQLEFSLAPGSADQAVPASQADSKAAKVPHSNQIGKSTPGAKVSVSEGRMPEEESSFWKISAERSRLEGEQADFQSLTPSQIKSLEKGEKSLPSYLRQESAVGSKEPEAAEIHPPAPVRSIKQRAPKPPAPPPPIPTAVSATPASISIAQSPAPPVSISSSVGGWERSQSTLPSVSNTVDEVFPSNMTSKPPKPSKPSKPSNPSASVEKEKEVECSPNLDASPTFSQFNTSSSILKTGFDFLDNW encoded by the exons ATGGCCGCCGCTACCATGGCGGGGCTCGATGCCCACAGAATGGAGGAAAAGAAGTTCGAATACTTCTCCTCCATCAACTCCATGGCCAGCAAGATCATGCAGGAGCGGGAGAAAATCAAAACCAAGCACGGCTCGTCCTGGGAGAAGATGACGCCGCAGGAGCAGGACACCGCCATCGACAACTGGATGATGGACCCACACATCCGAGCCCGATACGCCATGCACAGAGTTGAACGCGAAGAAATGGTCTGCTACCCCAGACTGCTCATTCAGACGGGTCAGAAGATGGTTCACTTCGGCGAAGAG GACATAACCTGGCAAGATGAGCATTCTGCCCCTTTCTCATGGGAAACCAAG AGTCAGCTGGAGTTCAGCTTGGCACCAGGCTCTGCAGACCAGGCCGTCCCCGCCTCACAGGCCGACTCAAAGGCTGCAAAAGTTCCTCATTCCAACCAGATTGGGAAGAGCACACCGGGAGCAAAG GTGTCTGTCAGCGAGGGACGAATGCCTGAAGAGGAGTCCTCCTTCTGGAAGATCAGTGCTGAGAGGTCCAGGCTGGAAGGCGAGCAAGCTGACTTCCAGTCCCTGACCCCCAGTCAGATCAAATCCCTGGAGAAAGGAGAGAAATCCCTCCCCTCGTATCTGCGACAG GAATCTGCTGTCGGCTCCAAGGAGCCGGAGGCTGCAGAGATCCACCCTCCAGCTCCCGTCAGGTCCATCAAGCAGAGAGCCCCCAAGCCTCCTGCTCCACCCCCTCCCATCCCCACCGCTGTCAGCGCCACGCCGGCATCCATCTCCATCGCGCAGAGCCCAGCTCCGCCCGTCAGCATCTCCTCCTCGGTGGGAGGCTGGGAGAGGTCTCAGAGCACGCTGCCGTCGGTCAGCAACACCGTGGACGAAGTGTTCCCCTCCAACATGACCTCCAAGCCACCCAAGCCCTCCAAGCCCTCCAAGCCTTCCAACCCCTCCGCTAGTGTGGAGAAAGAGAAGGAGGTAGAGTGTTCACCCAACTTAGATGCTAGCCCCACCTTTTCCCAG TTTAACACGAGCAGCAGCATCCTGAAGACTGGATTTGACTTCTTAGACAACTGGTAA
- the c24h1orf198 gene encoding uncharacterized protein C1orf198 homolog isoform X2, producing the protein MAAATMAGLDAHRMEEKKFEYFSSINSMASKIMQEREKIKTKHGSSWEKMTPQEQDTAIDNWMMDPHIRARYAMHRVEREEMVCYPRLLIQTGQKMVHFGEEDITWQDEHSAPFSWETKSQLEFSLAPGSADQAVPASQADSKAAKVPHSNQIGKSTPGAKVSVSEGRMPEEESSFWKISAERSRLEGEQADFQSLTPSQIKSLEKGEKSLPSYLRQESAVGSKEPEAAEIHPPAPVRSIKQRAPKPPAPPPPIPTAVSATPASISIAQSPAPPVSISSSVGGWERSQSTLPSVSNTVDEVFPSNMTSKPPKPSKPSKPSNPSASVEKEKEFNTSSSILKTGFDFLDNW; encoded by the exons ATGGCCGCCGCTACCATGGCGGGGCTCGATGCCCACAGAATGGAGGAAAAGAAGTTCGAATACTTCTCCTCCATCAACTCCATGGCCAGCAAGATCATGCAGGAGCGGGAGAAAATCAAAACCAAGCACGGCTCGTCCTGGGAGAAGATGACGCCGCAGGAGCAGGACACCGCCATCGACAACTGGATGATGGACCCACACATCCGAGCCCGATACGCCATGCACAGAGTTGAACGCGAAGAAATGGTCTGCTACCCCAGACTGCTCATTCAGACGGGTCAGAAGATGGTTCACTTCGGCGAAGAG GACATAACCTGGCAAGATGAGCATTCTGCCCCTTTCTCATGGGAAACCAAG AGTCAGCTGGAGTTCAGCTTGGCACCAGGCTCTGCAGACCAGGCCGTCCCCGCCTCACAGGCCGACTCAAAGGCTGCAAAAGTTCCTCATTCCAACCAGATTGGGAAGAGCACACCGGGAGCAAAG GTGTCTGTCAGCGAGGGACGAATGCCTGAAGAGGAGTCCTCCTTCTGGAAGATCAGTGCTGAGAGGTCCAGGCTGGAAGGCGAGCAAGCTGACTTCCAGTCCCTGACCCCCAGTCAGATCAAATCCCTGGAGAAAGGAGAGAAATCCCTCCCCTCGTATCTGCGACAG GAATCTGCTGTCGGCTCCAAGGAGCCGGAGGCTGCAGAGATCCACCCTCCAGCTCCCGTCAGGTCCATCAAGCAGAGAGCCCCCAAGCCTCCTGCTCCACCCCCTCCCATCCCCACCGCTGTCAGCGCCACGCCGGCATCCATCTCCATCGCGCAGAGCCCAGCTCCGCCCGTCAGCATCTCCTCCTCGGTGGGAGGCTGGGAGAGGTCTCAGAGCACGCTGCCGTCGGTCAGCAACACCGTGGACGAAGTGTTCCCCTCCAACATGACCTCCAAGCCACCCAAGCCCTCCAAGCCCTCCAAGCCTTCCAACCCCTCCGCTAGTGTGGAGAAAGAGAAGGAG TTTAACACGAGCAGCAGCATCCTGAAGACTGGATTTGACTTCTTAGACAACTGGTAA
- the LOC142374860 gene encoding gap junction Cx32.2 protein-like produces MGEWGFLSSLLSNVQSQSTIVGKVWLSVLFIFRIMILGAGAEKVWGDEQSKMVCNTKQPGCKNVCYDHAFPISHIRFWVLQIIFVSTPTLIYLGHVIHVVHKEKKLREYLLTNTRDDNKVPKYSDEKGHVKIKGTLLGTYMTAIFFRIILEVGFIVGQYYLYGFIMDPLIACSRAPCPFTVECYMSRPTEKTIFIIFMLVVACVSVLLNVIEIFYLACRRSPKQKSKSMPATAIAIHPRFTSESLMKNHRHSLHDSSTA; encoded by the exons ATGGGAGAGTGGGGAtttctgtcctcactgctgAGTAACGTCCAGTCCCAATCCACCATCGTCGGGAAGGTCTGGCTCAGTGTGCTTTTCATCTTCAGGATCATGATCCTTGGAGCTGGAGCTGAGAAG GTTTGGGGTGATGAACAGTCCAAGATGGTTTGCAACACCAAACAGCCCGGCTGTAAGAACGTCTGCTATGACCACGCATTCCCGATCTCACACATTCGGTTCTGGGTCCTCCAGATTATATTCGTCTCAACTCCAACGCTGATCTACCTCGGTCATGTCATCCATGTCGTCCACAAAGAGAAAAAGCTGAGAGAATATTTGCTGACCAACACTAGGGATGACAACAAAGTCCCCAAGTACTCTGACGAAAAAGGTCACGTCAAGATTAAAGGTACTCTGTTGGGAACCTACATGACCGCCATCTTTTTCAGAATCATACTGGAGGTAGGGTTCATTGTGGGGCAGTATTACCTGTATGGGTTCATCATGGACCCACTTATCGCCTGCTCCCGGGCCCCGTGTCCATTCACCGTAGAGTGCTACATGTCTCGACCCACCGAGAaaaccatcttcatcatcttcatgcTGGTGGTGGCCTGCGTCTCTGTTCTGCTCAATGTCATCGAGATCTTCTACCTGGCATGTCGGCGATCACCCAAACAGAAATCTAAGAGCATGCCGGCGACTGCGATCGCCATTCACCCCCGTTTCACCAGCGAAAGCCTGATGAAAAATCATAGGCATAGCCTCCATGACTCCAGCACGGCCTGA
- the gja13.1 gene encoding connexin 32.3, with protein sequence MGDWGFLSTLLEQVQSHSTVIGKIWMSVLFLFRIMVLGAGAESVWGDEQSDFVCNTQQPGCENVCYDWVFPISHIRFWVLQIIFVSTPTLVYLGHAMHVIQKENKLREQLASPGGPRKMKTPKYTDEKGQVKIKGNLLGSYLTQLVVKIIIEAAFIVGQFYLYGFVMVPMFPCSRKPCPFTVECYMSRPTEKTIFIIFMLVVACFSLLLNVIEMLYLVFRRIKCGSKRRNHKITSPENPASLSGPRWPASEDALRQNKMNMELESNHSVGGSLDGAKEEKRLLSGH encoded by the coding sequence ATGGGAGACTGGGGATTTCTGTCAACTTTGCTGGAACAAGTCCAGTCCCATTCCACAGTGATTGGGAAGATCTGGATGAGCGTCCTCTTCCTGTTCAGGATCATGGTTCTGGGTGCAGGTGCCGAAAGCGTCTGGGGCGACGAGCAGTCGGATTTTGTCTGTAACACTCAACAACCCGGTTGTGAGAACGTCTGCTACGACTGGGTCTTCCCCATCTCGCACATTCGCTTCTGGGTCCTGCAGATCATCTTCGTCTCCACGCCTACGCTGGTCTACCTGGGCCACGCCATGCACGTCATCCAAAAGGAGAACAAGCTGAGGGAGCAGTTGGCGAGCCCCGGTGGGCCCCGTAAGATGAAAACTCCCAAATACACAGATGAAAAGGGACAGGTGAAAATCAAGGGGAACCTGCTGGGGAGCTACCTGACGCAGCTGGTGGTGAAGATCATCATCGAGGCCGCCTTCATCGTGGGGCAGTTCTACCTGTATGGCTTCGTCATGGTCCCCATGTTCCCCTGCTCAAGGAAGCCCTGTCCCTTCACCGTGGAGTGCTACATGTCCCGGCCCACTGAGAaaaccatcttcatcatcttcatgcTGGTGGTGGCCTGCTTCTCTCTGCTGCTCAACGTCATTGAAATGCTCTACCTGGTCTTCAGAAGGATCAAATGTGGGTCCAAGCGTCGCAATCACAAGATCACGTCACCAGAAAACCCCGCCAGCCTGTCGGGTCCCAGGTGGCCGGCCAGCGAGGACGCACTCAGGCAGAACAAGATGAACATGGAGCTGGAGAGCAACCACAGTGTTGGAGGAAGCCTGGACGGAGCCAAAGAAGAAAAACGGCTTCTGAGCGGTCATTAA
- the gja11 gene encoding gap junction protein, alpha 11, with amino-acid sequence MGEWELLGRLLEKVQSHSTVIGKVWLTVLFIFRIMVLNTGAEKVWGDEQSDFVCNTQQPGCENVCYDTAFPISHVRFWVFQIIAIATPKLLYLGYVLHVIHIEKKLKERLKKQAELDDQTSLFLRRAFKVPKYTKSSGKISLRGCLLRSYVLHLLAKIILEVLFIVGQYFLYGFTLQARYVCTRFPCPHKVDCFLSRPTEKSIIIWFMLVAAIVSLALSIAELLYLCVKALKECVARRRDYTVTPVTPPGSEKRGFKSQDNIIQNYVNLELELKGRKLGANGIAGGVGEGATNVSCESNIGEIHI; translated from the exons ATGGGAGAATGGGAGCTGCTGGGCCGCCTGCTGGAAAAAGTGCAGAGTCACTCCACAGTGATCGGCAAAGTCTGGCTCACTGTACTGTTCATCTTCCGAATCATGGTCCTGAACACTGGTGCTGAGAAG GTGTGGGGCGATGAGCAGTCCGACTTTGTCTGCAACACGCAGCAGCCCGGCTGTGAGAACGTCTGCTACGACACCGCCTTCCCCATCTCTCATGTTCGCTTCTGGGTGTTTCAGATTATCGCCATAGCAACTCCAAAGCTGCTTTACCTGGGTTACGTTCTTCATGTGATCCACATTGAGAAAAAG TTGAAAGAGAGGCTGAAGAAGCAGGCCGAGCTGGATGACCAGACCAGCCTCTTCCTCCGGAGGGCCTTCAAAGTTCCAAAATATACCAAAAGCAGCGGCAAGATCAGCCTCCGTGGCTGCCTCCTTCGCAGTTACGTCCTCCATCTTTTAGCCAAGATCATCCTGGAGGTGTTGTTCATCGTGGGTCAGTACTTTCTGTACGGTTTCACCCTCCAGGCTCGTTACGTGTGCACCCGCTTCCCCTGCCCCCACAAGGTGGACTGCTTCCTGTCCAGACCCACGGAGAAATCCATCATCATCTGGTTCATGCTGGTGGCAGCCATTGTCTCGCTGGCTCTGAGCATCGCCGAGCTGCTTTATCTGTGTGTGAAGGCTCTGAAAGAGTGCGTGGCGAGGAGGCGGGACTACACCGTGACCCCGGTGACTCCCCCAGGTTCAGAGAAGAGAGGGTTTAAAAGCCAGGACAACATTATCCAGAATTATGTCAAcctggagttggagttgaagggACGAAAGTTGGGAGCGAACGGCATCGCAGGAGGGGTCGGCGAAGGGGCTACAAACGTATCGTGTGAAAGCAACATTGGGGAGATCCACATCTGA